From Sulfolobales archaeon, the proteins below share one genomic window:
- a CDS encoding MMPL family transporter produces the protein ISIEEEAIKRGYSINTSYSEMISKLALQVALGKLGLEEAIENASNKIFGDLYRSTLDILMGRLVGGGGRSFIVIYTSSGSDPYAASREFFSKVSNAIKREYPGASILWTGSNVINEDLKRISSEDIARISRVSEILVFIVLLAILGSIAAVILPYAGIVLGVVVGGGIAFFIASGGIADMLSLTRTLIYVIPLGLGSDYAAYLVYRFREEYARLGDPRKASEEALRRAGPAIVASALTVIAGFGSLALGWEFPLFRSLGVYMPLVVAVTAASCLTLVPAILSIAGGSRVFWWGVRRSMGIDRAGYSMSKISRTFIRMGPVIPIIFVIVSIASIAIYPVISFSHDLRLFLPSNSPSIIALDTIASDMGYGQVFPSYIVIVKSSAISTDDLVKIESLASRISGLDGVQSVEGPTRPFGTPINISTSSLEDPAVSAYISNNITYMRVVIKKNTFSSEAIDLIERIREITKEWASTNGYSVYIGGATATSEELDRLVNSLFWYRVLPFAVISMILIFTLVFGSFLAAVLAVLLVVLSSLISMVLTGIVFNSIFLSPVLWFLPQVVFTAMLGVGMDYNSFYMARAREICLVEGECSSKGVARASGIIGRLIMGLAMVMAAAFGSLMLSSSIGLREIGFSLLASVLLIASAVSYLVIPPILSMIGRRMWVKRGSK, from the coding sequence ATCTCGATTGAGGAAGAGGCTATTAAAAGAGGCTATTCGATCAACACCTCCTATTCAGAGATGATCTCGAAACTCGCTCTGCAGGTTGCACTTGGCAAGCTAGGGTTAGAAGAGGCAATTGAAAATGCTTCTAATAAGATCTTCGGGGATCTATATAGAAGCACTCTGGACATCTTAATGGGTAGGCTTGTAGGTGGAGGAGGAAGATCCTTTATAGTGATATACACATCATCAGGCTCAGATCCATATGCGGCTAGTAGGGAATTCTTTTCAAAGGTATCTAATGCGATTAAAAGGGAGTATCCAGGGGCTTCTATACTGTGGACTGGTAGCAATGTTATAAACGAGGATCTCAAGAGGATCTCTTCTGAAGATATTGCGAGGATCTCCAGGGTTAGCGAGATCCTGGTTTTTATAGTGCTTCTAGCTATATTGGGTAGTATAGCAGCGGTGATCCTTCCATATGCAGGTATAGTTCTAGGTGTAGTTGTGGGCGGGGGGATCGCTTTCTTCATAGCATCTGGAGGTATTGCCGATATGCTCTCACTTACAAGAACACTCATATATGTTATACCACTTGGGCTGGGATCTGACTATGCTGCCTATCTAGTATATAGGTTTAGAGAGGAATATGCGAGGCTTGGCGATCCGAGGAAGGCTTCTGAGGAGGCTCTGAGGAGGGCTGGGCCTGCTATTGTAGCGAGTGCTTTAACGGTGATAGCTGGCTTCGGCTCCCTCGCACTTGGCTGGGAGTTCCCTCTCTTTAGAAGCCTCGGGGTATATATGCCTCTAGTTGTTGCTGTTACAGCAGCATCATGCCTCACATTGGTTCCAGCGATCCTCTCAATAGCCGGTGGATCTAGGGTGTTCTGGTGGGGTGTTAGGAGAAGCATGGGAATAGATCGTGCTGGGTATAGTATGAGCAAGATCTCAAGAACCTTTATAAGGATGGGCCCGGTAATACCCATAATATTTGTTATTGTATCGATTGCCTCTATAGCTATATATCCTGTGATCTCCTTCTCACATGATCTAAGGCTCTTCCTACCATCGAATAGCCCATCAATCATAGCTCTAGACACAATAGCCTCTGACATGGGATATGGGCAGGTGTTTCCAAGCTATATAGTTATTGTAAAGAGTTCAGCTATATCAACAGACGATCTAGTAAAGATCGAGAGCCTTGCCTCGAGGATCTCTGGCCTAGATGGTGTGCAGAGCGTTGAAGGGCCTACGAGACCGTTTGGAACCCCGATAAATATTTCCACATCATCTCTAGAGGATCCTGCGGTTTCTGCGTATATCTCGAATAATATAACATATATGAGGGTGGTTATAAAGAAAAATACGTTTAGCTCTGAAGCTATAGATCTTATTGAAAGGATAAGAGAGATCACAAAGGAGTGGGCTTCTACCAATGGGTATTCTGTCTATATAGGGGGAGCCACAGCTACTTCTGAGGAGTTGGATAGGCTTGTGAATAGCCTATTCTGGTATAGGGTCTTGCCTTTTGCTGTGATATCAATGATCCTGATCTTCACCCTTGTCTTTGGGAGCTTCTTAGCCGCGGTATTAGCTGTTCTACTCGTTGTGCTATCATCGCTAATATCGATGGTGTTAACTGGGATAGTATTTAATAGCATATTCTTATCACCTGTACTCTGGTTCCTCCCACAGGTAGTATTCACAGCGATGCTGGGTGTTGGTATGGATTATAATAGCTTCTACATGGCTAGAGCTAGAGAGATATGTCTTGTAGAGGGTGAATGCAGCTCCAAGGGAGTGGCAAGAGCTTCCGGGATTATTGGGAGGCTCATAATGGGTCTTGCGATGGTGATGGCAGCAGCTTTTGGATCCCTCATGCTATCCTCATCGATAGGCTTAAGAGAGATAGGGTTTTCACTGCTAGCTAGCGTGCTACTTATAGCATCTGCCGTCTCTTATCTAGTTATACCTCCCATCTTGTCTATGATTGGTAGGAGGATGTGGGTGAAAAGAGGTTCAAAATAG